CCAGAGTGAGCGGCACTGTTGCTCCAGCGTGAGGCACATGCCAGTGTAACAGTAAGCCTTCCCATCCGCACACGATGTGCCATCCACCAAATAGAAGTTAGCAGGGCAAGACTCAGCCTTGCCATCGCAGTACTCGGCGAGGTCACACTGGCCCGACGGAGCTCGACACAGCACGCCCGGGCTCTTCAGCTTTTAACAACATGGAGGGGAGATTGGATGTGAAAGGAACACCGCTCACGTGATATCCTTTTGGAGGATCCTACCTTGCAGTTATGACAACAGACACCGTGGGCGCACTCAGCACCAGCCTTTAAAGTGCAGTTGTTTGCGTTACAGCAAGGACTGGTACATTCCTGCGTTGGAAGTAATTGGTGAGTCCTTTCATCATATAAATAAACGAATAGTGCACTGATACCAACACACTGACCTCTTCCTCTCCACAGTCGCATTCCTCCCCATCCTCCAGGTAGCCATTGCCGCAGCGCTGTCCTCCATACATGGATCTGGTGTTTGGCTCGTTGAAGAGACACTTTCCTCCTCCTGAGCTCAAGTAGCTCTTCAGCTCCCGCATGTTACACGTGTTGAACACACGTGGAAATGGGTGCCTACGAGATGTACAGTATGAAAACAATTGCATACCAAGAGGACATTTTTGTAGATACACCAGTGCAATTAAATGAGACGGAACACAAGAGAAGTATCAATACATGCTGCGTCAAAAAAGATAATGATGTTCAATTTTGATCGACACTGTCACAGAGTTGTTTCTGGCACTGTGTGTTTATTATTGCCGTTGTTATTTGGGTTTGTGTGTGATTGCCGTCAGTCAGTGCATCGCATTGAAATCTGTTTAACTTTCCGATAAATTCTAAATAGTGGCCTTCACGCTATGGACACCATGAAATTGGGTGCATGTGGTAGCCACGTGAATAATGACATACTGCAGCAcaaatcaaaaatgtcctcaacaAAAACGGTGCTGTTGCAAATATGCTGCCGTAAAGGCACTGAAATTCTCCTCCAAAGGAAtgtgacacaaaaagaaaaaaaatactgaaaacaaTTCACAATCTGTACATAAAATTTACATTCAAcattgaatgacaaaaaaaatgtgaaaaaaaaatttagtcAGCTCTTGTAGGAGGCTGGCAACTCAAAGGTGCCAtctatcaattttattttagtttactcTGAGtttactgtgtgtgtttaaaaaaaaaagaagctgctgTATGTTGAATTCCGGTACAAAGGTAAAAATTTAACACGGGATCGAAAATAACTAAGGATTGGATGCCCGCTGACATAGCAGAAAGTTGAAAGGAAAGTTCTGGTGGGACGTTTCAATCAATGCGGGACAAaacacaactgaaaaaaaacggaTACAAAATCTATACATTTTCTATAATCCTGTAAAGTTGTGGTGGGTAAACTCGTGCTTGTCCCACCCCACTGTGGGCACCAGCCTAGTGCAGATCACATTTCAACAAACCATTCAAACTCACGTTCACACTTATGGACAATCTGCAGTCTTCAGTGAGCCACacatgttttggaaatgtgggaggaagccaaatgcccagaaacaaaacaaaactgtccgACGACGACCTCAGATGCAGACGTGCCAGCTGTTCGGCCGTCACCCTGCCCAACTCAAACTATAATCGACAAAATAAGCATATTATTACTTTCGGTACTGTGACAGTCTCAGTCAAAACTGACCATTTTCTTCGTAAAGGCAAAGACATATGGTCTTGATATAATTGATTCTTAAAACGTTTGCATGATACTTCCTTGCAGTGTATAATCCACAATGAGAAAAACACTAAGGAAAACAAGTTGAGTGTAGCTACCCTGTTGCAGCTGCCATGATGCAACCCCCATCCTCAGCTTTGGCCTGGCAACAGCCAGCGCTGTCATGACTCATGCCGAAGTTATGGCCCATCTCATGCGCCATTGTGGCGGCGACGCCAACAGCTGACTCCGAGTGGTCCTTTTCCACAATCACAGGTGCGGAGACGCATTTCAAAGTTCACATTTTGCACTGTTCAGTCTCGACAAGATTACACTCTTAAATGTACCGTAAATTatgttgccaaaaaaaaaaaaaaagactatgtgggggcggggggggtgtaatTCAAGTAGGACTATATTAGTTGTGTGATTAAAGCAAAATTATCCACCAATGGGACACAAAACCTTCATGTGTCATTTTAGATGATGTCATGGGTGTAGTGACTCTgagttattttctttatttagtttaatacaataataataataataaaaccttTCTTCGTCTCACAATGGTGAAAGTCCCAATTGACAGCAGTAAAGTTATGAAAGCAAcaaagctgctgtaaaggcatctatatatttttgtattgttttaaatctGAAATGTGGGCCTTGAGTATGGAAGTCCAATGCCTGCTCTAAAACGTGGTGTTATAACaggggtgtgttgactttttatatccagtgTACTGTCCAGACATGCACAGGAAATGTTGACTGTGAATGTACGTAAACATTTCGACAAGATCAGTTTCTCACCGTGTTCACGCCACCTGACTGGTATTCAGAGCACATGGCTTTAAGAGGTGCCAACCCAATGGTGGTACCCTGGAATGACTTTCCCCTGGTGACACAAAGTGCACATTAGTTCGACAACCAGATTGCACAGAACCTGGCAGCCCCACAAATGACATCTTACTAACTAACTAACGTGACTTCAAACTCCTACGGTGTGAGATCTCAAGTTATCGCACGAGAACATCTTCATGTCATCACGATTACAACTCTCACTTTCACGATCAAAGTCAAGCGGCGGGTCACTGACGTGATGAGCTGAGCGTTGTCATTATGGAGTGTGTGAAGCCGTTTGCGTCTCCATGACAGGAACGCCGCCAGGGTGCTGTGCGGGTTGTCGGACACATTGATCAAGTCCTGGCTGGTCCACACCTCAAGACCGATCAGCGCCACTCGGATGCTTAAGGCCTTGTAGtactgcgcgtgtgtgtgtgtgtttgggggggcggggggggggtggatttggTGCATTGACAAATGGAGAAATGATTATAAAGATGCTAACGGTACTTGTTGTGGCTACAATTGACACAAAAGCGCTTACCTTGTCAACTAAGTTGGCAGCTTCCAGTAATTTCAGTTGGGTCTTCTCGAGACTACTCCCATGTTTGTCAAACTGAAAACCACATATGGTTAGAAGCAAAGGAAACACAGTAATACATTGCCCTTCATCCTTGAGCGACTGCGTAAAAAGGAATTTGTAAACTCCAGATCGGTTTCGACCAAATACAAAAGCTGCATCCGCGCGGCCTTTAAAGAGATAATAATGACGCTCAGTTTTTGAGACTTTCAGAAATCAAGTATTTTTTGGTGAACAACGGGTTTATCCTTctgaatgctttttaaaaaaaatttgcaatgGTGTTGATCGGAATTCACTGCATTTTTCATCCTATTTAGTTCCATGACATACCGTAGCTGTCAGCATGAAGCAGATCTTTTTGTAATAACATACAGGTGCCCCCCACTAAATTgaacattgtatttatttcagtgatCTCATTCAAAAAGTGGAATTCAGatagattcattcatttaaaacagACTAACACTTTTCAGAGGGCCTCATTTGtacaccaaaaatatttttggatagTTTGTTACCGTTTATAATGTACACAATTCAATTTTTGAAATAAACTACTGaagtaaataacattttccACACATTTTAAGATATTAAAATGAACAGCGCACAGGGAATTCATACAGCTCTTGTGTTCGATTAGATTTTGATGTGTGGCAGTGGACAAACTTGCTGTGACTGAATCAAGAGCTGGTTTCAGTTTGTGTAATTTAATTCCACACAACCAGTAAAAAATAACTACCCCTCGTGTAATCTTTTGCTTTAAATAAGCACATATCGAATCAAATAATGACAGCGTTCTTACCTCAGTCTTGTCCGCTACCAACAGCAGCTCCACATATTTCATATTCTGACTCAGGTCTCTTCGTTCCTTTAATAAATTGAtgacaaaatcatttcaaaatgtaaatataataataatggaaaAGAAATCTCCAGTGTCAGTATatgcagtatttttttcaagccaagTCCAGTTCACACTCACCCTGAAGCTCTGTGCTGATGCCATCCCATGGAGGAAGGTGCCAAGGGCCTCCCGGTTACTATAGTGCTGCAGGCAGCTTCTGGGAGGTAGATGGAAACTCTCGGCACGGAAAACGGCGTGCTGAGGCGTATCCGTAGAAACAGGCTCAATGAGGTAGCTGACGCTTGCGTTTAGAGAAATTAGACCCCTGAGGGAAATAAAAAAGGCACTGCTCACAGTTCCATCCAGcggttgcaaatcatgaaggaTCTATGTTGCTAGCCCATTCTTTTACAAAGGATTTGGAAACAGAATGTCGAGACTAATCTATACCGAAACTGTAACAATGGAGACAAatatcctcccccccccccccctcccccccgtttTGTCCTGTTTATTGGCCCTGAGACAGTGGTAATAGTGCACAATGCTGTTGATCCCTGGTACAAGATTTCAGTGGTCTTTGAACGTTTTATTTCCAAGAGATATGGGAAACATATTTGTTGCTGTACTGGTCAGATGTCATCATTTAAAacagattatttattttagtttcaaGCACCTGTATGCTTACATTCGGATTAGATCCAACTAAGGTTTAGAggctaaaaacaacaaccacaacaacaaaatcaatttAATCGGTCAGATACATACTGTAGATACTGTACAACCGCAGCTCAAGCAGCTGCACTAAACATTTGGAGAGGTCTGACGTCTGTGCGGCAATGCCTGAGAAGCTTTAATGGAATTCATCTATTCATCTAAATGAAGAGTAACAGACTCTCACAAACATGGATAAGTGTTCTGTCCTGTGGCTTGGACTGCCTCAAGTACTAGAGCCAAAGCAAGAGAAAACACTGGAATCCCCCTGACTAAGCTGAGACCTCCaaacctacttttttttttaccccaattCCAAGGAAGTTGGGACAGTGtgtaaaacacaaataaaaacggAATGCAGTGATTGCAGAGCGTTTTCACCTTACTGTATATTCAAAAGAATACAGCatggtggatggatggctggttaGCACAcccgcctcgcagtgcagaggtcatgggttcaaatCTGAGCTcgggctttcctgtgtggttgtttgcatgttctgcccgtggattttctcctggtactccactctttcccccacattccaaaaacatgcatgatagttTGATTGAAGACTCCACATTGTCCCAAGGTAATAATggaagtgtgaatgattgtttgtctactcatgccctgcgattggttggcaaccagttcagggtggaccctGCCGCTTGCCCTGAGTGAgctgggatcagctccagcaccccttgtgTGAATAAGTAAGATCGAGAATTTATGGACGGACAACGCTATTTATATGTATTGTtgaaatgcaacaaaattgcaaaaatTCTCTCATTTGGAATTTGAGGCCCAACACTGGCTATTCGGCCTGTTGCCAGCcaggccaccaggcgcttgccatcTCCAGGCCAGGCTCCGGACGGGGGCTCTAGTGACCCACATCCAGGCTGTGGAATATGAGgtccatttatttttctcatcatcGGGAGTTTGTCTGGTCTGTTATAAAGCAATATGTTTTATTGGGATACAAGTAACAATATCTATTATCCAGGAAGTCAAAAGGCTTAATATGCCGCAGCTTTGATTCCTGAGTGGAAAAATGCTCAAATCTGTCAAGTTtacgcttaaaaaaataaatccaaatttaACCACAATGTCCCTCTATCAAGCATTCAATTGTGATCCATGTCCAAACATAATGATGTTGTAACGTATCTCTGAAGCAGGTGTGGTCGAGGTAGTTCTTACCTGAGACCTGAGCATGTGCTGAGAGCCACGCTGGAACCGTCTACACCTGCAACCTCTCCGTGGTATAAACAGTGATTctagaagagcaaaaaaaaacaaactcaacatgCAGATCATTAATGAACAATCATCTCCATGCTTGGCTGTTCCTCATTGGCATCCATATAACTGGAAAATTCTGTATCAGCTATGACATGATTATTTGCTGCCATGAAACATCACCAAAGTGTTTCACAACTTACCTTGTTGACAGGAGAGAAGGATCTGCGACTTCCATCCGCAGTGTACCATATTTCCTGATATCCAGGGGTCAACAGCTGCCTGAGGGAAGACATTCCAATTTTATTGACCTACCTTTTATTTAACTACCTGTTCGGACAGACTTCTGCATCTTCTTGAAGGAAGTGACAGTATAGAGCAGaggtgtccaaacattttggaccaaagatcaaCTTTtagatcaaccaacctcccacgtTTTGGGTGGTTTTTGGGAGGGCGAGGCACCCAAAGTAAAATGGAATAGGTGTCAGCACATGTGTGACCTGAGTGAGGATGAGCAGAGAATGAATGGAAGAATGGAAAATAAATTGCTGACTGCAACTATTGAATGTGCTGTTGGAGCAAGCACATGGCCAGTATGCAAACCGTTCGCAGTATGTCCTGTTTATGATGAGCCGTGTGCATACGAAAACAGACTGTCCCAAAGATTTACACCAAGAATGTTAAACTCATCCAGATTGCTGTCTCAATCAACCCATCCTTCCTGTTTGCAATGTTTCCAGCTCAACAGCTGCTTGTTTTTCTCTCCAAATAACCCAGTTCTTATTCCTCCGGTCATATAGTTTTGCGAATATCCATCAAACCATCTGCAGCTATGACGCAATGAGAATAGACAGAGAACTGCTGCCGGACTCGATTTGGGAATTTTCTGAAATTATTTCACACTTGACCTTTAAATTCAGAGCAGAAGAGTTGCGCAAAATAGACATGCTGAAGTTCTTGCAGGAGTTTGGTGGGTGCAAAGTGAAAGGAACCGCAAAAAGATTTCCGGTGATGCATGGCTGCTGTGATGTGGGCCTTCCAATCTTTGTGTCACAACAACCGCCACAGTTGGCATCCATCATACATATCCGTGGAGTTCAGACTCTGTCTGCCTACCCCGCACTCAAATTGATCAAAAGTCACGGTACACCACTACTTAGATCTGCTTTTACCTGTTCTACAGTCTGGTCAACTCTCTGTCACCAATTCGTCAGGCTCGCCAGGGGCATGTAAAAGGAAACTGGCTCGGTCCGCCAGAATGGCCAGCATGACGGACGGAGTGTGATCtgtcaaattcccaaacatggtAAACTACAATTGACCCAGCACAAAAATTAAAACGTGCCGGTTTGTACGCCGAGTACATGCGCACCTGTCGCCGAAAATTGAATCCAGTGTGTTAAAGacctttaaaacacacacacatttagcaCCATCAATACTATAAAACAGGCCTGGGGTGTATTTATGCGGGATATTTCTATATCACGGATTTCACGCATACTAGGGATGGTCTAGAATGTAACCAACGTGACGGAGGGGAGATTAGTGGATATTCATCTCTTCAAACCTCACCAATCAGCCCCATCATTGCTTTGGACTtaatgttccaaaaaaaacaatcctaatTTTATGAACATTTTGTTTGCATTGCACATCAGGCAACTTCAACTAAAGAGGTTCCACCGCTTTTCCCCCAAATCCTTTGAGTCGCTGATAAAAGACaaaggatgtaaaaaaaatagattttcctttttcctctaAGTGAATCAGAAGCCCTTAAAGAGACACGCCCTTCCAACAATGGCTGTCTGTTGATCTAATCACAAAGCAAGTCCTGGTAACAGACAGAAAGCAGACGTTCACAGATGGCTTGCACAACCAGGAGACTTGAAAGCTTTAGTGGTCATGAATCTCACTGATGTCCCCGTCCCAGTATAACCCCTTGCTCATTATCGCTTCCTTTATTTCTGTGAAATATTCCCAGCATGCTCTCAGCTCACATGTAACATTTGCCATCACTCATAGTTTCAGAATTATAGGCAAAATGATAGACGACTGACTCGGTTTGAGCCCGGTGCTGTTTTCATAATCACACAGGATGGATGATCACACAGTAACTCTTGCGCTCTACATTTATGATTCTGTACTGCTCCTCTGGGATGGCAAGCATCTGCATCATAGTCCAAGCTGTTAAAGCTGCCAACGCAAGACATAGAGACACAATACgcctcaaataaaaatatacaatcAATTCTTGGGAGGATAATTTAATTAACATCGGGATGTAAATGAGAAACAGTGAATTTGCCACAATCATCCACATACGTTTAACTGAGGTTTGGTTGCAATAGAAATTGGTTCAATGTTGTAAAAACTAAGCCGGTAAAAATATAGTCGAGGGTATAGTTTGTTCCTCCATAAGGAGCAAAGTGAtatgaaaacatattttgcatCCACAGCTGCGTAACAAATGGTGTTATGAAAAACtagcattttgtcattttttaagtacagtaatccctcgtttatcacagTTAATGGGGAAtaaaaccacctgcgataaacgaaaatccgcgaagtagcgtccaattaacataaacaggttaaaaaaaatgtctaagtCCGCTAACGGttcgcgagaagctgcaaaacaacagcgagtcacatagagtaACATATACAgcactgtactccatgtacagtatatgtaaaattcattcattcattcatcttccgtaccgcttgatcctcgctagggtcgcggggcgtgctggagcccatcccagccgtctccgggcagtaggcgggggacaccctgaatcggttgccagccaatcgcagggcacacatagacgaacaaccatccacgctcacactcacacctagggacaatttagagtgttcaatcagcctgccatgcatatttttggaatgtgggaggaaaccggagcacccggagaaaacccacgcaggcccggggagaacaagcaaactccacacagggaggccggagctggaatcgaacccggtacctctgcactgtgaagccgacgtgctaaccactggactaccgggccgctatatgtaaaattaattaattaattaattacttaatgttggaaaaaatctgcaataaacaaaccgcgaagtagcgagggatcactgtactggaattgtcacgttgtacccgaagcgacagaataaacGCTTCgagtacaacaaaataactgaagtggatccccgaaaaagcagacacagaaagatgtttgtcaggaAACAAAGTTTTAATaccaacacaaaatacccgtccgggtgaataacaaaaggcgctggtcaaaataaggactaGGAAtacaaataaggagacaacagaaaacgcttgcggaaaaatagcaaggagagtCTGATTGGAGAATGCTTATAGTTTTCCCACGAAAGCGaaataacgacgcgcaataacagccacaaggctaagaggcaacgaataattaGAATAGgaatgggcgagagaatttggcacggcgtggaatactccggcagtgagtcgactgccagagtcCCCAAATAAAGCATGAGAAATTAGTCGCCAATGGGTGACAGGAGTGCAGGCGGCAGgcaagaagcctgccccctgctggcaaacacgggacgtgacagtaatTTCATGAGGACTGATCTACGTGCgtgtgtattatttattcaaattgcttatttatttgttacattactttgaatctttattttaagaggagaaaatggatggatggataaagtgAGCTTGTTCTTGATGTCACCAGAAAATCATGCAGAGGATTTTCTCAAAATTTGCAGGtacatgaatacattttaaaatgtcttaaatTAACCTTtggacatatttttttcctttttgtcatttttaacgaAAATAATTTGAAGATTAATAGATCCATGTGTGAGGTAATATGTGTATTTAATCAGGCTCATTTTTGCAAGTGAAGCTGAACCAAGGATGAGTTGAATTTGGACACAAGAATCAACAACACAATGATCGAAACTAAAGTACGTACAATGAACAATGACTGAGAAAGATGAAGACAGTCAgtttgaggggggtgggggattaaaaaaaagcatttctccATTTAGccttaagttaaaaaaaacccttgaaCTGAGACTCAACTTGTTCTGCAACTCATGACATCGCATACAGCACTTTACGCCGATTGACTGCTGAGTCCAAACTGCGGCGTATCTAAAAGCCTTTCAGTTTAATTCTATGCTCCTCAATGACGCAAGTCCTTTTAAATGAAGACTATTAAAAAGCGGGCAAATAAATGTGCCAGCCTTCGGGGACTTTGCAGAGTTTGGATGATGTCCAGGATGAGGACAGATGCTGTGATTGAGGAGCACATTGCTGGCTGAATTAGGCGTGTTTGACACTGAGACAAAGATTTGGTTCAGCTTCTGTtgggagggaggcggggggtaGCAGCGGGAAGCTACTTTGGAGAtggtgagggggagggggtgaggtGGAGAGAAGAGAAGGGGATGTGGGGTAATGCATTAGGGTC
This window of the Hippocampus zosterae strain Florida chromosome 1, ASM2543408v3, whole genome shotgun sequence genome carries:
- the adam19b gene encoding disintegrin and metalloproteinase domain-containing protein 19 isoform X2, producing MRPPPPPPLHGAPSSLLCVSLIALLHWVQPAAQVAIGRRETGAAESSEITYPVWLHPRRHGRSVDREHPAEAEVLISAEGQQLLLHLERNQQLLTPGYQEIWYTADGSRRSFSPVNKNHCLYHGEVAGVDGSSVALSTCSGLRGLISLNASVSYLIEPVSTDTPQHAVFRAESFHLPPRSCLQHYSNREALGTFLHGMASAQSFRERRDLSQNMKYVELLLVADKTEFDKHGSSLEKTQLKLLEAANLVDKYYKALSIRVALIGLEVWTSQDLINVSDNPHSTLAAFLSWRRKRLHTLHNDNAQLITGKSFQGTTIGLAPLKAMCSEYQSGGVNTDHSESAVGVAATMAHEMGHNFGMSHDSAGCCQAKAEDGGCIMAAATGHPFPRVFNTCNMRELKSYLSSGGGKCLFNEPNTRSMYGGQRCGNGYLEDGEECDCGEEEECTSPCCNANNCTLKAGAECAHGVCCHNCKLKSPGVLCRAPSGQCDLAEYCDGKAESCPANFYLVDGTSCADGKAYCYTGMCLTLEQQCRSLWGRDGRPAHDVCFKKVNEAGDMYGNCGKDLFGKYRSCQDRNAKCGKIQCLSSASKPIESNAVRIETTVSVGNKRVQCMGTHVYKPGQRDEEVQGDTLDPGLVMTGTKCGDDSLCNNNHNCHCESGWAPPLCNQRGPGGSVDSGPVISHSNLLPVLLVLPLLLFVGLAVGLWCCYKHKLQPLKTSVPPPAPSSSVTVEAKPLHADGHVNGHTNPTFLLKKQDLEQQRKSSPHLSQACPTRPKHVAVRPVVKPPPVPVLASQHSESRSLIQRQSSLGNAHFRPELRRKQAPLPPSAALSPSASRSEPPIRPPPPCPGSRPATHQSRGQLVTADALLMGKAALAPSVEHKKPNRS